CAGTCAATGATTTCTGTCAAAAAGGTTAAGAATCAGCAGGGGTTTAACCTTATGGAGCTTTTGGTGATAGTTTCCATAATCGCCATGGTTAACATGGTTATTTTTGCTGGTTACCCCAAGTTTAACCGCCGGATAGCTCTCAAAAAAACGACGGCCGAGATAGCTTTGGCGGTAAGGCAGGCGCAGTCAAACTCCTTAGCTGTCAAAAAATTCGATAAAAGCGTTTCAAATCCATTTCCGGACTATGGAATACATTTTGAAAAAGATAAAAATAATTTTACTATTTTTGCCGACACCAACAACAGCAGAACTTATGGAGGAGCATCCGCCGATTGCTCCGACACCGAATGTGTTGAATTTTTTAGCATAAATAATTCTACCCAGGTTGGTACAGTGGAACTGTGTCAAAAATCTTCAAGTTGCGCTTCTTATCAAAAAGTTGATATTGTCTACCCAAGAGGCAGAACAGCGGTAATCGCTTACGTCCGCGGCGTAGACGATTCCGGCGGGGTTTACGAATGCTCCTCCTGCTCATACGCCCGGATAAGAGTTGATTCGCTGGGCAACCTTGTGCCTCCGAAATATCTTTATGTCTGGTTTAACGGGCAGATAAGCATCAAGGATAATTAAGCTCAAATGTTAAAGTTCAAATGTCAAAACCAGAAAGGTAAAATAATTCTGTCAAAAATGACAAGAGGTTTCACTCTCATAGAAACTATTGTTGCTATAGCGCTTCTTTCCGCCGCGGTGGCCGGACCGCTGACCATGGCGATAAAAAGCATCAGCAACGCTTCCGTGTCGCAAGACCAACTGACGGCCTTTTATCTGGCGCAGGAGGCTATAGAATACGTGAGAAAGGTGCGGGACGATAACGTATTGAGCGGAAATTCCGGAAGCGATTGGCTGGATGGGTTGGATGAGTGCGTTTTAGTTGACATGCCGCTTTGTAATTCCGGAATCACTACTTTTGATTATACTGGAACGGCTCAAGAGTGTAAAATTCCTCCTGGCGTGACAAGTGTTGAAATTACGGCTTACGGAGCAGCCCCCGGGGGATTAGGGGGTATGGCTAAGGGGACAATTTCCGTTACCTCAAACGATATTTTACATGTATACGTAGGCGGTTCCAGTGGTTACAATGGTGGAGGTAATGGAGGGAGTGGTGTACCAACCCCCGCTCATGGAGGTAATGGTGGTGGTGCTTCTGACGTCAGACTTAATGGAACCAACTTTTCTGATAGAGTACTTGTTGCTGGCGGTGGAGGAGGAGGGGGGGCTTATGGTTCTAAACCAGGTCGTGGAGGGTCTGGTGGCGGAGGTGATGGAGACAATGCTGGTTGCGTGGGTTTTGGAGGAATGGGTGGAACGTTGTTATCGGGTGGAGTAGGAGGTAAAGGTAGTCAAAATGGTACACCTGGTGTACCAGGCAACGGCGGCAACGGCGGCAACGGCGGTAATGGGTGGTATGATGGTGGTGGTGGTGGTGGTGGTGGTGGTGGGTATTACGGCGGCGGTGGTGGCGGGTCAGGGACTTACGACGGCTCTTGTTGGCCATATTCTGGTGGCGGCGGTGGTGGCGGTGGAAGTAGCTATGTTCCGTCTGGAGGCACAACTCAAAGCGGCGTGGAAACGGGAAATGGCCAAGTAATTATCGATGCGGGAGGCAGCGGCGGCGGCGGCGGGAAAAAAACAAACAAGGTTGGTTGTTACATAGACGCGCGCGATGGTAAGGTAGACCAATGTCCGGAAACCGGTTGCCCCGTTTTGAACAAAGTCGGCGACGGTTATGGTTATTCCGGCTCCAACGGCACAATTTATACCAGAACCGTCAAAATTGACGGCACCTTAAACGGCGGCAACGAGGCCAGAGTTAACGTGGAAGTAAAATGGAACGGCCGGTTCGGGCAAAAATCAATGCTTTTGCAGGATAATATTTTTAATTGGAGGTGATTATGAATCAAGAATTACGAATCAAGAATAGTGAATTAAAAACAAACGGAAAATCTTATTTGACAGGGGGTTTTACTCTCATAGAAATAATCGTGGCCGTGGGGGTGTTTGCCATCGTGATGACGGTTTCTCTGGCGGCGTTTTTGAATTTGATTGACATGCAATGGAAGACGGAATCTTTTCGCAAAGTCAACGGCAATCTTAACTACGCCATGGAGGCGATAACCAGGGACATCAGGGCCGGAAACGGCTACTCTTCCTGCGGAGCGGGTTGCTTTTCTTTCACTGATTCCACAGGGGCGGTCGTTATTTATAAGCTGGAAACCGGAAGCGCCGGGGGTTACATATCAAGAACGGTCAATTCCAGTCAGTCAATGATGACAGCCGATGACGTCAACATCACCGGACTTTCTTTTGACGTTTCCGGAACCGGCGCCAACGACAGCGAACAGCCGCTGGTCGTCATTCGCATAAACGGCGAGTCCGGATTAAAAGAAAAACTGAAATCAAAGCTGAACATCCAGGCGACGGTGGCGCAGAGGAAGCTGGATTCGGGAAGTTAACCCTGTCAAATAATTTTAAATTTCTGGAGATATGTTCTATTACACTTACATTTTAAAATCACTGAAAGACAGAAAGATGTATACTGGTTTTACCAGAAATTTAAAATTAAGATTTGAGCAGCACAATCAAGGACTATCACAGTCAACAAAATCAAGAAAACCGTTTAAACTTATATACTATGAAGCGTGTTTAGACAAAAAAGACGCCATGAAACGAGAAAAATATTTTAAAACTCACTTTGGAAAAATGTTTCTCAAAAATCGGCTCAAATCTTATTTGACAGGGGGTTTTACCCTGCTTATGTCTCTTCTCGTTATCAGCATCATTCTTTCCATCGGGCTGGGAGTTTCGGACGTGATAATAAGGGAGACAAAAATTTCCGGTTTGGGCCGCGAGTCGCAGGTGGCATTCTCCGCCGCCGATGCCGGAGTGGAGTGCGCCTTTTTCTGGGAAATAAAACACCCGGGGCTAACCCAAAGCGCTTTTAATTCCGCGAACAGCGTGTCTTGCGCCGGCAATACTGTCAATAATAATTTTTCCACCAATATCAGCAACTTCACTCTTAACCTTGGCAACAGTTCGTGCGTGAGCGTGAAAGTGGACAAGGCCTCATCGCCGACCCAGACGATAATAGAATCAAGAGGCTATAACACCGACTGCGGCGCCGTTTCGCCATTTAAAGTGGAGAGGGCGATAAGATTGACGTTGAATAAAGTTCAGCCACCAGTCACTTTAACTTTTAATTACACTGGCGACTATCAAACATTCGTTGTGCCTACGGGAGTTAACAATATTAAAATTACCGCTTACGGAGCGGAGGGTAGAGGAGCTTTGACAACTTGTTCAGGTAATTCTAAAAGTATTGGCGGCGGTTTTGGTGGAGTGGCACAAGCTGCTTTTACGGTTACGCCCAACGAAAAGCTTTATGTTTATGTTGGCGGGAGCGGAGACAATTCTTCTTTTAATGGCGGTGCTGCAAATGGCACAGGAAACCCTAGTGGGGGTGGGGCATCCGATGTAAGAAGAA
The Candidatus Paceibacter sp. DNA segment above includes these coding regions:
- a CDS encoding type II secretion system protein; the protein is MLKFKCQNQKGKIILSKMTRGFTLIETIVAIALLSAAVAGPLTMAIKSISNASVSQDQLTAFYLAQEAIEYVRKVRDDNVLSGNSGSDWLDGLDECVLVDMPLCNSGITTFDYTGTAQECKIPPGVTSVEITAYGAAPGGLGGMAKGTISVTSNDILHVYVGGSSGYNGGGNGGSGVPTPAHGGNGGGASDVRLNGTNFSDRVLVAGGGGGGGAYGSKPGRGGSGGGGDGDNAGCVGFGGMGGTLLSGGVGGKGSQNGTPGVPGNGGNGGNGGNGWYDGGGGGGGGGGYYGGGGGGSGTYDGSCWPYSGGGGGGGGSSYVPSGGTTQSGVETGNGQVIIDAGGSGGGGGKKTNKVGCYIDARDGKVDQCPETGCPVLNKVGDGYGYSGSNGTIYTRTVKIDGTLNGGNEARVNVEVKWNGRFGQKSMLLQDNIFNWR
- a CDS encoding prepilin-type N-terminal cleavage/methylation domain-containing protein, with translation MISVKKVKNQQGFNLMELLVIVSIIAMVNMVIFAGYPKFNRRIALKKTTAEIALAVRQAQSNSLAVKKFDKSVSNPFPDYGIHFEKDKNNFTIFADTNNSRTYGGASADCSDTECVEFFSINNSTQVGTVELCQKSSSCASYQKVDIVYPRGRTAVIAYVRGVDDSGGVYECSSCSYARIRVDSLGNLVPPKYLYVWFNGQISIKDN
- a CDS encoding type II secretion system protein, whose amino-acid sequence is MNQELRIKNSELKTNGKSYLTGGFTLIEIIVAVGVFAIVMTVSLAAFLNLIDMQWKTESFRKVNGNLNYAMEAITRDIRAGNGYSSCGAGCFSFTDSTGAVVIYKLETGSAGGYISRTVNSSQSMMTADDVNITGLSFDVSGTGANDSEQPLVVIRINGESGLKEKLKSKLNIQATVAQRKLDSGS
- a CDS encoding GIY-YIG nuclease family protein gives rise to the protein MFYYTYILKSLKDRKMYTGFTRNLKLRFEQHNQGLSQSTKSRKPFKLIYYEACLDKKDAMKREKYFKTHFGKMFLKNRLKSYLTGGFTLLMSLLVISIILSIGLGVSDVIIRETKISGLGRESQVAFSAADAGVECAFFWEIKHPGLTQSAFNSANSVSCAGNTVNNNFSTNISNFTLNLGNSSCVSVKVDKASSPTQTIIESRGYNTDCGAVSPFKVERAIRLTLNKVQPPVTLTFNYTGDYQTFVVPTGVNNIKITAYGAEGRGALTTCSGNSKSIGGGFGGVAQAAFTVTPNEKLYVYVGGSGDNSSFNGGAANGTGNPSGGGASDVRRITGNNKSALESRIIVAGGGGGSTGYCAGSDDIVILRAGGAGGGLYGLSGEGYGGGGASQISGGSGGCFQDGFGKCIGNIGYSGTFGLGGGGGIMGGGGGGGGYYGGGGGSGEAVGNWNRGGGGGGSSYIDGSATDPSTQTGVNSGNGKVIIEYGY